The Prochlorococcus marinus CUG1433 genome contains the following window.
TAAATCTTCCTTTCAAATCTTTAAGTTCAACTACAACTAAGAGACCAGTAACTTTTTTATTATTACTTTTTATCAATTTTGAAACACAATTTACAGTTCCTCCTGTAGCTAATAGATCATCAACAATGGCATAGGAATTATACTTTTGGAGAGCTTTTTTTTGGACTGAGAGAGAATTTTCACCATACTCAAGACTATATTTTTCTTCAGAAAGTTCTCCTGGTAGCTTGCCAGGCTTTCTAGCTAAAATCATTGGTTTTGAAGATTCTAAAGATATTGCAGAACCAAAAATAAACCCCCTTGCATCTATAGAAATTATTGCATCGGCATTTTTGATTATTTCGCTAGATGACATCATTACAATAAGTTCCTTAAATATCTTGGGTTCCTGAATAATTCCAAGAATGTCTTTGAAATCTATTCCTTTTTTTGGAAAATCTTTATATGTATCAATCAAATCTATGACCTTTTTTTTCTCAAAAACCATAAGCTTAACTCAAAATTTAAAATTATAATATTTCACTTTAACTGAAAATTGTGTGTGTTTGACTTTAAATCCAAAAAACAAATTTATTTAATAAATTTTTAGCAACATATTATGTAAGAAAAGTTTTTTAAGAGAAATATTCTAAAAAATTTGATAATACTTTTAATAAAACAAACATTCAAAGCTATTTAACAAAAACTTTTAGCAATAAGTTAATTAATAATTATCAAGAGTTTATTCACATTGATTAAAAAAAAGTTTAGTTGACTATTTAAATTAAAAAGGATTAGTAAATTTTCTCCAAAAAAATCAATTTTTTATAATTTGTTCTTTAACAGATGCATTTTATAGAGTAAGTTCTTAGAAGAGCAGCGAGGCGCAGCCCAGTAGCGCGAGTGCGTTTATAGAAAAGCAATTTTTATTTGCGAAAACGACTTAAGAAAAGTTTGAACAATCGTCCAAATTTTATTTTTATACTAAATTGAAAGTTAGGAGCTTTATTTTGGGGTTCCGAAACGCCAAACCAGACTAGTATCAAAGGTATTAGCATCAAGATTACCTTCCTTAGAAATCACTTTCCCTATGCCCGTTTGAAGACTAAAATCTTTATTTAAATTGTACTCCAACCCGACACTCGATTTGTACAATAAGGCACTGCCGCTATCAACTCCTCCTCCCCCTCCAGCGCCAATAAGCATTTCACCATAGAATCGCCAGTTCCTCCAACTCGGGCCCAAAATCCCTACTCCCCAATGCCCTTCTGAATAGCCACCAGCTCCTCCTCCATAAGCGCTTAAGCCTTGTCCAGTGAGGTACCACCAATCTCCTCCCAACCAATCAATTTTCCCCCCCATAAGTTGCATATCTCGTGATACCCCTCCTTTACGTTGAGCATCAAAATACCATTGATGCGCAGGACGAAAGCGCCACTTAGTAGTTTTTATAATATCTGTTTCCGCTAGAGGCGCTCCTTTTTGATCCCGAGCAAAAGTTTCCATTACATATGCCAAATTTAAGCCAAAATATGAAGTGTCAAAATTTCCATCTGGAGCGGTAAGATAGCCGCTATCAAAAATTAGACTAAGCTCAGGGAAAAGTCGGTATTCAAATCCTAGATTTGCTCTAGCAACAAATCCTCCACCAGTTTCGACCTCCCCGCCTCCTGCACCTCCAATAGTTAAGGAGGGTAGTAGTGCCACACGGTCGTCTATAGTTAGGGGTTGGCGATAGCCTATCCCAGCCAAAAGTTCGGCGTACCCTCCTACTCCGCCTGATATGGCACCGGAAGTTTCAAAGGTAGTAAACCAGTTATCATCAATAAAGTAAGAGTACTCTACGCCCACCAATCCCAATGAATCATTAAGTACAGCACCAGATGTGGTTTTGCTACCTCTGGTCGGTGAATAGGACCTCACGCGGGTGGCCAGGTGTGATCGGTGTCGACTAACATTAATCAATTCGTTTCCAAAATAATCATGCGCGGTCAGCTGATCATCTTCCCCCTTAAGTATTGGTGAACTGAAGGGAATATCCAGTGAAAGCGCGATTGCATCGCTAGAAATATCTCCACTTGGAAAGTCAACATAAGTATAATTAAGGGCTATTTCGCTCCAGTTAAAGTCGTATTTGAGGCCGATATGGGGGCGGATCATCAACCCGCCTCCTTGAGCAGCTGCACCCCCGCCCCCTGCGCCCACATAGCTACCCGCATCGAGAATAAAGTTATTGAATAAATTACGTTCCACGCCCAAGGTATAGCCACCAGTAAAAAAACCACCACGACGTCCTGTCGCAGCGCCGTAAAGAGTGATACCTCCATATAACCAAGGGTTTAGTTGATCGTAAGCCCCAATACTGTACAAACCCATTTGTTCGCCAAAATCAGGCATGTCAATTTCTTCAAAGGAGAACCTTAAAGTGCGATTACGCCAAATTGAGGAATCATCTAGAGCTTTGTCAAAATTCTTTTTTGATTTGTTTTTGAAATTTGTTTTTTCAAAATAATGTTTATCGTCCTTATAAGATTTCCAAATAATTTTTTTTAAAGGTTTTTCATTATTTTTTGGTTCTTTTTCCCACTTAATTGAATTAAATTCAGAAGAATCCTCTGCAACCTTTTCCCACTTAATTGAATTAAATTCAGAAGAATTCTCTGTAACCTTTTCTGCAATTAAACCAAGAAAATTTAAGATTTGAGCAATTATGAAAAAATAAAATACTAACTTCATTTCATAAATCTCTTAATTTTTCATAAATTATATTTTTCTCAATAATACTCTTTTATTTAAATATAAAACAATTCATAAA
Protein-coding sequences here:
- a CDS encoding adenine phosphoribosyltransferase, which produces MVFEKKKVIDLIDTYKDFPKKGIDFKDILGIIQEPKIFKELIVMMSSSEIIKNADAIISIDARGFIFGSAISLESSKPMILARKPGKLPGELSEEKYSLEYGENSLSVQKKALQKYNSYAIVDDLLATGGTVNCVSKLIKSNNKKVTGLLVVVELKDLKGRFKLDFPVDASVCI